The Metabacillus schmidteae genome has a segment encoding these proteins:
- a CDS encoding DUF4145 domain-containing protein translates to MNDSIFTFVGEFSTELMELAFSMENQLHDQPQSALMQARLYSEVLVKILSTAEDLETVYSLKHSERIHKLFRQDIIDEEIYTKLEFIRKKGNKAVHTIKEADVLDAIQVHKFLFELSVWYMEVYVSFDFKAPSYKVPSNSTSTYLQEKEVEEFIKPYLDHTLQQIEEVRRKVHEQLEALKSERKINLSETKPKLVNTKSEPKMNISNLIDVFNKNHFTKKNETKKAIEFENNRTKELIYLLPNKEISIVLNPTTIRDSLKTEDKIRFSTALRKFPKKLNKGKTALSYGYMYKFKSESELDTFLEFYFSTALPK, encoded by the coding sequence ATGAATGATTCAATATTTACATTTGTAGGGGAATTTTCAACCGAATTAATGGAACTAGCTTTCAGTATGGAGAATCAATTACATGATCAACCTCAATCGGCATTAATGCAGGCTAGATTATATAGTGAAGTATTAGTAAAGATCCTAAGTACAGCAGAAGACCTTGAAACAGTCTATTCACTTAAGCATTCTGAGCGTATACATAAATTATTCCGTCAAGATATAATCGATGAAGAAATTTATACAAAACTTGAATTTATTCGAAAAAAAGGAAACAAAGCAGTTCATACTATTAAAGAAGCGGATGTTCTTGATGCGATTCAAGTTCATAAATTTCTTTTTGAATTAAGTGTTTGGTATATGGAAGTCTATGTTAGCTTTGATTTTAAGGCACCGTCTTATAAAGTTCCGTCAAATTCAACATCAACGTATTTACAAGAAAAAGAAGTAGAGGAATTTATTAAGCCATATTTAGATCACACATTACAACAAATTGAAGAAGTGAGAAGAAAGGTTCACGAGCAGCTTGAAGCTTTGAAAAGTGAAAGAAAAATAAACCTCTCTGAAACGAAACCTAAATTAGTTAATACAAAATCAGAACCTAAAATGAACATTTCTAATTTAATAGATGTTTTCAATAAAAACCATTTTACAAAAAAGAATGAAACCAAAAAGGCGATAGAGTTCGAAAACAATAGAACAAAGGAACTTATCTATTTACTTCCTAACAAAGAAATAAGTATTGTATTAAATCCAACAACAATTCGCGATTCATTAAAAACTGAAGATAAAATAAGGTTTAGCACTGCACTTAGAAAATTCCCTAAAAAATTAAACAAAGGGAAAACTGCATTATCTTATGGCTATATGTATAAATTTAAAAGCGAAAGTGAATTAGATACGTTCCTAGAATTTTATTTCAGTACAGCTTTGCCTAAATAG
- the gdhA gene encoding NADP-specific glutamate dehydrogenase, whose product MKTIEKNQNLYTKSVQQYVHQVFETVKKRNPNEDEFHQAVKEVFDSLVPVLEKNPQYINQSILERLVEPERIVSFRVPWVDDQGKVQVNRGFRVQYNSAIGPYKGGLRFHPSVNASIIKFLGFEQTFKNSLTGQPIGGGKGGADFDPKGKSDGEIMRFCQSFMSELSKYIGPDTDVPAGDIGVGSKEIGFMFGQYKKMRGGYEAGVLTGKGLGYGGSLTRKEATGYGTVYFVEEMLKDQGESFKGSTVVVSGSGNVSIYAMEKAAELGAKVVACSDSNGYIYDQNGINLETVKRIKEVEKQRISAYVSEHPDAIYTENCSGIWTVPCDIALPCATQNEINQISAQMLVSNGVKAVGEGANMPSTLDAVETFLENNVLFAPAKAANAGGVAVSALEMAQNSARLSWTFEEVDCKLQSIMKNIYQNSKQAAQEYGVPGNLVVGANIAGFVKVADAMIEQGVI is encoded by the coding sequence ATGAAAACAATTGAAAAAAACCAAAATTTGTATACTAAAAGTGTACAACAATATGTACATCAAGTTTTTGAAACGGTCAAAAAGCGCAACCCTAATGAAGATGAATTTCACCAAGCGGTAAAGGAAGTTTTTGACTCTTTAGTACCAGTTCTTGAAAAAAATCCACAATATATTAACCAATCTATTCTTGAACGTTTGGTTGAGCCAGAAAGAATTGTATCATTTCGTGTACCATGGGTAGATGACCAAGGAAAAGTCCAGGTTAATCGAGGTTTCCGTGTTCAATACAACAGTGCCATAGGTCCATACAAAGGTGGATTAAGGTTTCACCCTTCTGTAAACGCGAGTATTATTAAGTTTTTAGGATTCGAACAAACATTCAAAAATTCTCTAACTGGTCAACCTATCGGTGGTGGTAAAGGTGGAGCTGACTTTGATCCAAAAGGGAAATCAGATGGTGAAATTATGCGTTTTTGTCAAAGCTTTATGTCTGAACTTAGTAAATATATCGGCCCTGATACAGATGTTCCTGCTGGTGATATCGGTGTGGGCAGTAAAGAAATTGGCTTTATGTTTGGACAATATAAAAAAATGCGCGGGGGCTATGAAGCTGGTGTGTTAACAGGAAAGGGACTCGGTTATGGCGGAAGCTTAACGAGAAAAGAAGCAACAGGCTATGGAACAGTATATTTTGTGGAAGAAATGCTAAAAGACCAAGGAGAAAGCTTTAAAGGCAGTACTGTTGTTGTGTCAGGATCAGGAAATGTTTCGATTTACGCTATGGAAAAAGCGGCTGAATTAGGTGCAAAAGTGGTGGCTTGCAGTGATTCGAATGGGTATATTTATGATCAAAATGGCATCAACCTAGAAACGGTTAAACGCATTAAAGAGGTAGAAAAGCAGCGAATTAGTGCTTATGTTAGCGAACATCCAGACGCTATTTACACGGAAAATTGCAGTGGAATTTGGACAGTTCCTTGTGATATTGCCTTACCATGTGCGACTCAAAATGAAATCAATCAAATTTCTGCACAAATGTTAGTTTCAAACGGTGTAAAAGCAGTTGGTGAGGGTGCAAACATGCCGTCAACATTGGATGCTGTTGAAACATTTTTAGAAAACAATGTCTTATTTGCACCTGCAAAAGCAGCGAATGCAGGTGGAGTAGCTGTTTCCGCTTTAGAAATGGCTCAGAATAGTGCAAGGCTTTCATGGACATTTGAGGAAGTTGATTGCAAACTACAATCAATCATGAAAAACATCTACCAAAACAGTAAGCAAGCAGCACAAGAATATGGTGTTCCTGGTAATCTTGTTGTCGGTGCTAATATTGCCGGGTTTGTTAAAGTAGCAGATGCGATGATCGAACAAGGTGTTATTTAA
- a CDS encoding cobalamin-binding protein, giving the protein MKLISICPSNTELVGYLGLTSSLIAVDDYSDWPEDIKQLPRLGSDLKIDMDKVEKLQPDLVLASLSVPGMERNIEELKKRNIPHVIVPNPKTLTEVGESLRFVGNVTNTQEKANELYVKYNQILDYYRLISKKVVKKKTIYWEWWAKPIFTPGAYNWLTEISNLAGGKNVFDDVEKASVQTDWDDVRNRNPDVMSIIWVGVQTERVNPKVILKRTDAEKISAIKNDQLYILEEPLFCRPSPRLLLGLSKIAEILHPELYPNFIEGKDPLLS; this is encoded by the coding sequence ATGAAATTAATTTCCATCTGTCCGAGTAACACAGAGCTGGTTGGTTATTTAGGTTTAACATCTTCTTTAATCGCAGTAGATGATTATTCAGACTGGCCGGAGGATATTAAGCAATTACCAAGGCTTGGATCTGATTTAAAAATAGATATGGACAAAGTTGAAAAGCTGCAACCTGATTTAGTACTTGCCTCACTGTCAGTTCCAGGTATGGAACGGAATATTGAAGAGTTAAAAAAGCGAAACATTCCACATGTGATTGTACCGAATCCTAAAACCCTTACAGAGGTTGGAGAGAGTTTACGTTTTGTTGGGAATGTAACAAATACCCAGGAAAAGGCAAATGAATTATATGTCAAGTACAATCAAATACTTGATTATTATCGATTGATTTCTAAAAAAGTAGTAAAAAAGAAAACAATCTATTGGGAATGGTGGGCCAAACCTATTTTTACTCCAGGTGCGTACAATTGGTTAACGGAAATAAGTAATTTAGCAGGTGGAAAAAATGTTTTTGACGATGTAGAGAAGGCCAGTGTGCAAACAGATTGGGATGATGTAAGAAATAGAAATCCCGATGTGATGAGTATCATATGGGTAGGGGTCCAAACAGAGAGAGTAAATCCAAAAGTGATTTTGAAACGGACGGATGCTGAAAAAATATCAGCTATAAAAAATGATCAATTGTACATATTAGAGGAGCCATTATTTTGTAGACCTTCACCACGATTACTTCTCGGATTAAGTAAGATTGCAGAAATACTCCATCCTGAACTTTATCCTAATTTTATTGAAGGGAAGGATCCTTTACTTTCCTGA
- a CDS encoding ABC transporter ATP-binding protein yields MTVLEVKNLKKSFGSIHAVQDINFSVEAGEIFTIIGPNGAGKTTTLEMIEGLVPPDAGEISFGELCWNKNGHEIKKKIGVQPQSSAMFDLLTPEENVNLFASFFDKARPTNEILELVNLTDHRKNYVKKLSGGQRQRLAIGLAMISDPDIIFLDEPTTGLDPQARRNIWDIILQLKQIGKTTILTTHYMEEAEKLSDRVCIVDQGKVVTLDTPSALIKKLTKEREVRLSFIDGPDAAEEANSFAKTLRSVTRTEREGSLLKLWTTGPEDTLFDLFGFTKEKSYQVEQVSIREMSLEDVFIAFTGKEWRD; encoded by the coding sequence ATGACTGTATTAGAGGTGAAAAATTTAAAAAAGTCGTTTGGATCGATTCATGCAGTGCAGGATATTAATTTTTCAGTAGAAGCAGGCGAAATATTCACCATAATTGGTCCAAATGGAGCTGGAAAGACAACAACCCTTGAAATGATTGAAGGATTAGTACCTCCTGATGCTGGAGAAATTAGCTTCGGAGAATTATGCTGGAATAAGAATGGCCATGAGATAAAAAAGAAAATCGGCGTACAGCCTCAATCAAGTGCTATGTTTGATTTATTAACCCCTGAAGAAAACGTCAACCTTTTTGCAAGTTTTTTTGATAAAGCTCGCCCTACTAATGAAATTCTTGAACTAGTCAATCTAACAGACCATAGGAAAAATTATGTAAAAAAGCTATCGGGTGGACAACGGCAGCGCCTAGCGATTGGTCTTGCTATGATTAGTGATCCTGACATCATCTTCCTAGATGAACCAACAACCGGTTTAGATCCACAGGCAAGGCGCAACATTTGGGATATTATATTGCAACTTAAGCAAATAGGGAAAACAACGATATTAACCACTCATTATATGGAAGAAGCCGAAAAACTAAGTGACAGAGTTTGTATCGTTGATCAAGGAAAAGTTGTAACATTGGATACTCCCTCTGCACTGATAAAAAAATTAACAAAAGAAAGAGAAGTTCGTCTTTCCTTCATTGATGGTCCAGATGCAGCAGAGGAAGCTAATTCGTTTGCAAAAACTCTTCGATCTGTGACCCGAACAGAGCGTGAGGGTTCTTTATTGAAATTGTGGACGACAGGTCCAGAGGATACGTTATTTGATTTATTTGGTTTTACGAAGGAAAAAAGCTACCAGGTAGAACAGGTGTCCATTCGGGAAATGAGCTTAGAGGATGTATTTATTGCTTTTACAGGGAAGGAATGGAGGGATTAA
- a CDS encoding ABC transporter permease yields the protein MNQFKQMFMVQLKLTFREKQSWFWGIFFPIILMVIFMSIFSGRNDNEFSANVAVVNENPNPSSTMLLEQIKQIPVFEFENEEPISRVDAEKLVEDQEVDAAIILPESVEASSLQLVVNKEDEQGVTAQALSGMLNQFVQQANLSAAGVTPTYELQIESISSGNAELQYTDFLLTGMIALSIAQGGMFGMVGLVEMGRKGLIKRLRMTPANMNYFGLSDMIMRVLFSIVQILLLSLIGVFIFGANLFINFPSLLVVFLLGTLSFTAIGYFVSSFSKTTEAYMGVANILNFVMMFLSGVFFPIETMPEWIQPISNVLPLTYFVDGLRESMVYQTSIFSADLWVGTGVIVLWGVFTFVLGSLLYKRKSIVAVR from the coding sequence TTGAACCAATTTAAGCAAATGTTTATGGTTCAGCTCAAATTAACATTTCGTGAGAAACAGTCATGGTTTTGGGGGATTTTTTTCCCAATTATCTTAATGGTTATTTTTATGTCCATCTTCAGCGGTCGAAATGACAATGAATTCTCAGCTAATGTGGCGGTCGTAAATGAAAATCCAAACCCATCCTCTACGATGTTACTTGAGCAAATTAAACAAATTCCTGTATTTGAGTTCGAGAACGAAGAACCTATTTCAAGAGTAGATGCTGAAAAATTGGTCGAGGATCAGGAAGTGGATGCTGCCATCATTTTACCAGAATCTGTTGAGGCTTCTTCCCTTCAGTTGGTTGTTAACAAAGAAGACGAACAAGGGGTTACAGCACAAGCCCTTTCTGGTATGCTGAACCAATTTGTGCAACAAGCAAATCTTTCGGCAGCTGGTGTAACTCCAACTTATGAATTACAAATTGAATCAATCTCGTCCGGAAATGCAGAACTGCAATATACTGATTTTCTCTTAACTGGTATGATTGCCCTCTCCATTGCTCAAGGTGGAATGTTTGGGATGGTCGGCTTAGTAGAAATGGGGCGAAAAGGGTTAATCAAAAGACTTCGAATGACACCTGCAAATATGAATTATTTTGGTTTAAGTGATATGATTATGCGCGTGCTATTTAGTATTGTACAAATCTTATTATTATCATTAATTGGTGTGTTTATCTTCGGTGCAAACTTATTTATTAATTTCCCGAGTCTTCTGGTTGTATTTTTACTTGGGACTCTTTCATTTACTGCAATTGGATATTTTGTTTCTTCCTTTAGCAAAACAACCGAAGCGTATATGGGTGTAGCAAATATCTTGAACTTTGTCATGATGTTCCTAAGTGGTGTGTTTTTTCCGATTGAAACAATGCCGGAATGGATTCAACCGATATCTAATGTTTTGCCTCTCACCTATTTTGTCGATGGTTTGCGTGAAAGTATGGTGTATCAAACAAGTATTTTTTCAGCTGATTTATGGGTTGGTACTGGTGTAATAGTCTTGTGGGGAGTATTTACATTTGTGTTGGGATCATTATTATATAAAAGAAAATCAATTGTGGCAGTTAGATAA
- a CDS encoding RNA polymerase alpha subunit C-terminal domain-containing protein, which produces MTSSKKTKRTCIYGHVYEKSSDCPTCPICENERKPETGFLSILSAPALRALESKEIMTVEDLAQYREKEILSLHGIGPASMPKLRNALQEKGLEFKNG; this is translated from the coding sequence ATGACTAGTTCCAAAAAAACAAAACGGACCTGTATATATGGGCATGTGTATGAGAAAAGCAGTGATTGTCCTACATGCCCTATCTGCGAAAACGAACGTAAACCTGAAACCGGCTTTTTGTCCATTCTTTCTGCACCAGCACTCCGAGCGCTTGAGAGCAAAGAAATAATGACAGTAGAAGACCTTGCTCAATATAGAGAAAAAGAGATTTTATCATTGCATGGAATAGGTCCTGCTTCTATGCCTAAGCTTCGGAATGCACTTCAGGAAAAAGGATTGGAGTTTAAAAACGGTTAA
- a CDS encoding aminotransferase family protein, with translation MQRNPNIQDDLSELDRIHFLHPTSSIQQQQQHGPAFIFTRGEGIHLYDLSGKKMIDGMSSLWNVNIGHGRQELGKVAKEQMSTLAFSSNFATFSNEPAIRLAKKLADISPGDLQSTFFTSGGSEANDTAYKLARHYWILKGQPNRKKIISRTKSYHGVAIGATSATGLKPFRDFTNSLAPDFLHVNYHSSNSLRELIEKEGPDTIAAFISEPVQGAGGVHLAPLNYFKEVKKLCEEYDILFITDEVITGFGRTGTYFGIEHDKVVPDMMCFAKGVTSGYAQLGGVMLSKKIHKVFTDMSTGTLLHGYTYSGHPMACAVALKNIEIIESECLIENTKRIGKELLDGLKLLQKNHAVIGEVRGKGLMGAIEFDHTVTASPIAPLIVNEAVKRGLICRSVVFDGQDTLVMAPPLIITKEELYHILDILDDCIHAVKETM, from the coding sequence ATGCAACGAAATCCCAATATACAAGATGATTTGTCAGAACTTGATAGAATACATTTTCTCCACCCGACATCATCGATTCAACAACAACAACAGCACGGTCCTGCATTTATTTTTACAAGAGGTGAAGGCATTCATCTTTATGACCTATCCGGTAAAAAAATGATTGATGGCATGTCATCTCTTTGGAATGTAAACATCGGTCATGGACGACAAGAGCTTGGTAAAGTAGCAAAAGAGCAAATGTCAACGCTTGCATTCTCTTCTAATTTTGCAACATTCAGTAATGAACCGGCCATTCGACTAGCCAAAAAACTCGCTGACATTTCACCCGGTGATCTGCAGTCAACTTTTTTTACGTCAGGTGGATCTGAAGCTAATGATACAGCGTATAAGCTGGCTCGTCATTATTGGATATTAAAAGGACAACCGAACCGCAAAAAAATCATTTCAAGAACGAAATCTTACCATGGAGTTGCGATTGGAGCTACCAGTGCAACAGGATTAAAACCATTTCGAGATTTCACCAATTCTCTTGCACCAGATTTCCTTCATGTTAATTACCACTCCTCAAACTCACTACGGGAACTTATTGAAAAGGAAGGTCCGGACACAATCGCTGCCTTTATTTCTGAACCTGTACAAGGGGCTGGAGGAGTTCACCTTGCACCCCTTAATTACTTTAAGGAAGTAAAGAAATTGTGTGAAGAGTATGACATTCTCTTTATCACAGATGAAGTTATCACTGGATTTGGCCGCACAGGAACATATTTTGGAATTGAACATGATAAAGTTGTGCCGGATATGATGTGTTTTGCCAAAGGTGTAACAAGTGGTTATGCCCAATTAGGCGGGGTGATGCTATCAAAGAAAATACACAAAGTGTTTACCGACATGTCAACAGGGACATTGCTTCACGGATATACCTATAGCGGACATCCGATGGCATGTGCTGTAGCTCTAAAAAATATTGAAATAATTGAGTCTGAATGTCTAATTGAGAATACTAAACGGATTGGAAAAGAACTTTTAGATGGGCTAAAATTGCTTCAAAAAAATCATGCAGTTATTGGAGAGGTTAGAGGAAAAGGGTTAATGGGAGCTATAGAATTTGATCATACAGTTACGGCAAGTCCTATTGCACCTCTTATTGTGAACGAAGCTGTGAAACGAGGTCTTATTTGCCGGTCTGTTGTGTTTGATGGGCAGGATACATTAGTAATGGCTCCACCTCTTATTATAACTAAGGAAGAGCTTTATCATATACTAGACATTTTAGATGACTGTATTCATGCAGTAAAAGAAACGATGTGA
- a CDS encoding YdeI/OmpD-associated family protein gives MSIVEKLNLSKYNNMAVINQPDDYSIFANQSTAFSEAHDAIFIFVKTIDEMVDHTEHIINHNLLEEKGYLFFAYPKKGNKRYETFVHRDEIFPAMKVGEDGYVGESDIKFSRMVSMDEVFTVVGLKREKKKVKKTAAASQCVADYEDHVTDVEQLLAEHPSELQFFQGLTPGYQKDWARYIFSAKQQKTREKRQAQMIDVLSQGYKTMDLYRQNKK, from the coding sequence ATGTCAATCGTAGAAAAATTAAATTTATCAAAATACAATAATATGGCCGTTATTAATCAACCAGACGATTATTCAATTTTCGCGAATCAATCCACAGCCTTTTCAGAAGCACATGATGCAATTTTTATTTTCGTAAAAACGATTGATGAAATGGTTGATCATACAGAACATATCATTAACCACAATCTTTTAGAAGAAAAAGGCTATTTATTTTTTGCATATCCGAAAAAAGGAAACAAGCGCTATGAGACGTTCGTCCATCGAGATGAAATCTTTCCAGCGATGAAGGTTGGAGAAGATGGCTATGTAGGGGAGAGTGACATTAAATTTTCCCGTATGGTCAGCATGGATGAAGTATTTACAGTGGTTGGATTAAAGAGAGAGAAGAAGAAAGTGAAGAAAACTGCAGCTGCCAGTCAATGTGTAGCTGATTATGAAGATCACGTAACAGATGTTGAACAATTACTAGCAGAGCATCCTTCTGAACTTCAATTTTTTCAAGGTTTAACACCAGGTTATCAGAAAGACTGGGCACGCTATATTTTCTCCGCCAAACAGCAAAAAACGCGTGAGAAGAGACAAGCACAGATGATTGATGTTCTTTCACAAGGCTATAAAACGATGGATTTGTATCGTCAAAACAAGAAGTAA
- a CDS encoding bifunctional adenosylcobinamide kinase/adenosylcobinamide-phosphate guanylyltransferase, which produces MQLVLGGAFTGKRKVVKEKHQAISWLSSYHKGELWDWKSKWLKDTTLVLEGWEKWILHEVRNNESNDEIRDKFKRLFHSFVQEEKKRNSSIVLIMLEIGKGIVPLEREERRLRDIAGWIAQDAAQLSEQVEIVWNGLSKRLK; this is translated from the coding sequence ATGCAGCTCGTTCTCGGAGGTGCTTTCACAGGAAAAAGAAAAGTAGTGAAAGAAAAGCATCAAGCAATCAGCTGGTTATCTTCCTATCATAAAGGTGAATTATGGGATTGGAAATCGAAATGGTTAAAAGATACAACATTAGTGCTTGAGGGCTGGGAAAAGTGGATTTTACATGAAGTTAGAAATAATGAAAGCAATGACGAAATCAGAGACAAGTTTAAACGTCTTTTTCATTCTTTTGTACAAGAAGAGAAAAAAAGAAATAGCTCAATTGTTCTTATTATGCTTGAAATCGGTAAAGGGATCGTTCCTCTTGAGAGAGAAGAGAGAAGGTTGAGAGATATTGCCGGCTGGATAGCACAAGATGCAGCACAACTATCGGAGCAGGTTGAGATTGTTTGGAATGGGTTGTCCAAAAGATTAAAATAA
- a CDS encoding LysR family transcriptional regulator: MDFRQIRYFMEVANLEHMTEAADLLHVAQSSVSRQIVNLESELGVDLFIREGRRVRLTPIGKIFYERMKNAMNVIDDARREVEEYLDPEKGTIRITFPISLAAYTLPTAIYAFRLQYPEAKFQLKQALYRDLIDGVIKGDFNLALIGPLPLEEKKLNRKILFTENIVALLPIHHRLAKKPSVKLQDLVDEPFCVLPEGFVFRDIVMDACQNIGFTPKVAFEGDDIDALKGLVSAGLGVSLMPEVTLVDSLPRSTVKIPLVEPSVTRTVGVITPKDRVLLPTEKLFYDFLQEFFERLDEFNQ, from the coding sequence GTGGATTTTAGACAAATAAGGTATTTCATGGAAGTAGCAAATCTTGAACATATGACGGAAGCAGCAGATTTGTTACACGTTGCACAATCCTCTGTTAGTAGACAAATCGTCAACTTGGAAAGTGAGTTGGGTGTGGATTTATTTATAAGAGAGGGACGAAGGGTTCGGCTAACACCCATTGGAAAAATATTTTATGAACGAATGAAAAATGCGATGAATGTAATAGATGATGCTAGGCGTGAGGTGGAAGAATATTTAGATCCCGAAAAAGGAACAATTCGTATTACATTTCCAATCAGCTTAGCAGCATATACGCTCCCAACCGCGATTTATGCTTTTAGACTGCAGTATCCCGAAGCAAAATTTCAGCTGAAACAAGCACTTTATCGGGACTTAATTGATGGTGTGATAAAAGGAGATTTTAACCTTGCTTTAATCGGACCATTACCTCTTGAAGAAAAAAAACTTAATCGAAAAATATTATTCACTGAAAATATTGTCGCTTTGTTACCTATTCATCATCGATTAGCTAAAAAGCCTTCAGTTAAACTTCAAGATTTAGTAGACGAACCATTCTGTGTACTGCCAGAAGGATTTGTTTTTCGAGACATTGTTATGGATGCGTGTCAAAACATTGGATTCACACCGAAGGTTGCTTTTGAAGGGGATGATATTGATGCTTTAAAAGGTCTTGTTTCAGCTGGATTAGGAGTTTCCCTTATGCCTGAGGTAACATTAGTTGACAGCTTACCACGGTCAACAGTAAAGATACCTTTGGTAGAACCAAGTGTAACAAGAACAGTAGGTGTCATTACTCCTAAAGACAGGGTTTTATTACCAACGGAGAAATTATTTTATGATTTTTTACAGGAGTTTTTTGAGAGATTAGATGAGTTTAATCAATAG
- the ilvD gene encoding dihydroxy-acid dehydratase: MMNLRSNMIKKGFDRAPHRSLLRAAGVKEEDFDKPFIAVCNSYIDIVPGHVHLQEFGKIVKDAIREAGGVPFEFNTIGVDDGIAMGHIGMRYSLPSREIIADSVETVVSAHWFDGMVCIPNCDKITPGMMMAALRINIPTLFVSGGPMKAGVTSDGKKISLSSVFEGVGAYQSGKLDEKGLTELEQFGCPTCGSCSGMFTANSMNCLAEALGLAMPGNGTILAVDPKRKEFVKESATQLMNLIKDDIKPRDIVTEKAIDNAFALDMALGGSTNTVLHTLALAHEAEIEYPIQRINEVAARVPHLSKLAPASDHHIEDLHAAGGVSAALYELSKKEGALHLDTLTVTGKTLGENIAGCEVQDHEVIRPIDNPHTEKGGLAVLFGNLAPDGAIIKTGGVQNGITSHEGPAIVFESQEEAINGIANGKVKEGHVVIIRYEGPKGGPGMPEMLSPTSMIVGMGLGPKVALVTDGRFSGASRGLSIGHASPEAAEGGPLAFVEDGDHVVIDIENRTMDVQVAEEEWEKRKANWKGFEPKVKKGYLARYSKLVTSASTGGIMKI, from the coding sequence ATGATGAATTTACGTAGCAATATGATTAAAAAAGGCTTTGACCGCGCTCCACATCGCAGCTTACTTCGTGCTGCCGGGGTAAAAGAAGAGGATTTTGATAAACCGTTTATTGCGGTTTGTAATTCATATATTGATATTGTACCTGGTCATGTACATTTACAAGAGTTTGGAAAAATCGTAAAAGATGCTATCCGTGAAGCTGGCGGAGTTCCGTTCGAGTTCAATACGATCGGTGTAGACGATGGAATTGCAATGGGTCATATTGGTATGCGTTATTCATTACCGAGCCGTGAAATCATTGCTGACTCAGTTGAAACTGTTGTATCTGCACACTGGTTCGATGGAATGGTGTGTATTCCAAACTGTGATAAAATCACACCTGGTATGATGATGGCGGCATTGCGTATCAACATTCCTACACTATTTGTTAGTGGAGGTCCAATGAAGGCCGGTGTAACAAGTGATGGTAAGAAAATCTCTCTATCTTCTGTTTTTGAAGGAGTAGGTGCTTATCAATCTGGTAAACTTGATGAAAAAGGCCTAACAGAGCTTGAGCAATTCGGTTGTCCAACTTGCGGGTCATGTTCAGGTATGTTCACAGCAAATTCAATGAACTGTTTAGCAGAAGCACTTGGACTGGCAATGCCAGGTAACGGAACTATTTTAGCCGTTGATCCTAAACGTAAAGAATTTGTTAAAGAGTCTGCAACACAATTAATGAATTTAATTAAAGATGATATTAAGCCTAGAGATATTGTGACAGAAAAAGCGATTGATAATGCTTTTGCACTTGATATGGCACTTGGTGGTTCTACAAATACAGTATTACACACATTAGCATTAGCACATGAAGCTGAAATTGAATATCCAATTCAACGTATTAATGAAGTGGCAGCACGTGTCCCTCATTTATCCAAGCTTGCACCTGCATCAGATCATCACATCGAAGATTTACATGCAGCAGGTGGGGTATCAGCTGCATTATATGAGTTATCGAAAAAAGAAGGAGCTCTTCACCTTGATACATTAACAGTTACAGGTAAAACATTAGGTGAAAACATTGCCGGCTGTGAGGTGCAGGATCATGAAGTCATCCGACCAATTGACAATCCTCATACAGAAAAAGGCGGACTTGCTGTTTTATTCGGTAATCTTGCTCCAGATGGTGCAATTATTAAAACTGGTGGTGTCCAAAATGGCATTACAAGCCACGAAGGCCCTGCAATTGTTTTCGAATCACAGGAAGAAGCAATCAATGGTATTGCAAATGGTAAAGTAAAAGAAGGACATGTCGTGATTATCCGTTATGAGGGACCAAAAGGTGGTCCAGGAATGCCGGAAATGTTATCCCCAACTTCTATGATTGTTGGAATGGGATTAGGACCAAAAGTTGCACTTGTTACAGACGGTCGTTTCTCAGGTGCATCTCGAGGCCTTTCAATCGGGCATGCTTCTCCAGAAGCTGCTGAAGGCGGTCCACTTGCATTCGTTGAAGACGGTGACCATGTTGTTATTGACATTGAAAACCGTACAATGGATGTTCAGGTAG